The nucleotide sequence GGCGGCAAGCGCAAGATCGTCGCCCAGAACAAGAAGGCCCGGCACGACTACGCGATCATCGACACCTTCGAGGCCGGGCTCGTGCTCACCGGTACCGAGGTCAAGTCGCTGCGCGAGGGCCGGACCTCGCTGGCCGACGGCTTCGTCCAGATCGACGGCGGGGAGGCGTGGCTGCACAACGCCCACATCCCCGAGTACCACCAAGGCAGCTGGACCAACCACTCCGCGCGCCGCAAGCGGAAGCTGCTGCTGCACCGGGAGGAGATCGACAAGCTGGAGTCCAAGGCGCAGGAGACGGGTCACACGATCGTGCCCCTCGCCCTGTACTTCAAGGACGGCCGGGCGAAGGCGGAGATCGCTCTCGCGCGCGGCAAGAAGGAGTTCGACAAGCGGCAGACGCTGCGGGAGCAGCAGGACCGGCGGGAGTCGGACCGCGCGATCGCGGCGGTGAAGCGGAAGCAGCGCGAGGCGTAGCCACCGGCCGACGGAGCCACGTAGCCACGGGGAATACGGTGGCATGTGCTCGCGTTGGTCACGTACGATGGTTCTGCACCTCACAGCGGGTGCGTACACCCTCCTCGGAGGGCCTCTTCGGAGGATTGAAAAAACAACATGGGGATGATCGGTTTCGACAGCGGATGTCGAAGCAGGGGAAGCGTGTCGAGGAAGCGGCCACGATCTCGTAAACCACAGGCCGAAACAAATAATCGCCAATTCAAACAGCGATTCTCCCAAGCAGTTCTCTCTCGCCGCCTGATCTCAGGTAGCGAAGCGACTGCTCCTTAAGGGAGTGTCAGCCCGGGAGTGTTCCCGACCCGGATCCTGGCATCAGCTAGGGGACTAAACCTTGATCCCGGTCACGGGGTGAAGAGGGAAATCTAACAGTGACTGAGCCCGTCGGCGACTTGTTCGCGTGATCGCCGGGGCTGAGAAAATCACAGCGAACTGCACACGGAGAAGCCCTGATTCCGCACCGTTGGACGCGGGTTCGATTCCCGCCATCTCCACAATTCCCATGTGGGCGAAAGCCCCGCTGCGACACCGCAGCGGGGCTTTCGTCATTTCCTCACCCCGTCACCCGGCGGGCCGTGCTCGCCCGGACGGTCAGGCGGGGTGGGAGCAGGGTGGACTCGGGTACGGGGGTGCCGGCCAGCTTCTCCATCAGGAGGGCGACCGCCTTCTCGCCCACTTCCGCCGCCGGGATGGCGATCGAGGTGAGGGGGACGCGGAGGTTCGCGGCGAGGTCGTCCGGGCACAGAGCGGTGACCGAGAGGTCGGCCGGGACACGGAGGCCGAGGTGTTCGAAAGCGTCGACGAGGGGTTCCAGGATCGCCTCGTTGTGGATGACGATGCCCGTGAGGGCCGGCTGTTCCCGCAGGAGACGCTCCGCCACCGCTCGGGCGGCCGCGGGGGTGGCCTCGCAGGGGTGGACCGTGGAGGACATGCCGTTGCGGGTGGCGGCCGAGGTGAAGCCCTGGACGACGCGCTGGGCGAAGGAGGTCTGGCGGACGTAGACCTCGGGCGGGGAGCCGATCAGACCCACCACGCGGTGCCCCAGACCGGCCAGATGCTCCACGCACAGCTCGCCCGCCGTCCTGAAGTCCAGGTCGATGCAGGTCAGTCCGGAGGGGTCGGCGGGGAAGCCGATCAGGACCGACGGGCGGTCCAGGGTGCGCAGCAACGGCAGCCTGGGGTCGTTGAGCTGGACGTCCATCACGATCAGCGCGTCCACCAGGGCCGTGTCCGCCACCCGCCGCAGGCCCTCCTCGCCCTCCTCCTGCGTCAACAGCAGTACGTCGTGGTCGTGTGCGCGGGCCGTCGTGACCGCGGAGACCGCGAACTGCATGACCACCGGCACATTGATCCCGGCCCGTAACGGCACCACCATCGCCAGCACGTTCGACTTGCTGCTGGCCAGGGCACGGGCGCCCGCGTGCGGACGGTAGCCCAGCTCGCGGATGGACGCCTCGACCCGCGCCCGCGTCTCCGCCGAGATCGGCCGCTTGCCGCTCAGGGCGTACGAGACGGTGCTGGGGGAGACGCCCGCGTGCCGGGCCACGTCCGTGATCTTCACCGTCACACCGGCCTCGTTCCCTCGGGATCCGACTCTCCGTCCAGGTCCATCGTCAGAAAGCCCGTGCCCGCCTCCGCCCGGACCTCCCGGTCGCCGGCCGCGAGACCCCACGGCGCCCTCGGGTCGCCGCACGACGCCCGCAGCACCTTGCCCTCCCGTACGACGGTGAAGGTCACGTCGCCCACCGGCACGGTGACCTGGGCCCCGTGTTCGAGGCCGTACGCGTGCAGCGTGACCCCGTCCGCGTGGTCGTAGTCCGGGCGGTCCGTCACAGCGCCGACCGGGACGACCGCGCCCGGACGGACCAGCAGCGGCACGCTCGTGAAGTCGTGGCGTTCGCTGACCCAGCGCGGGCCGGTGACCGTCCCCCCGGTCGGGAAGCGGGTCCAGGTGCCCTCGGGGACGTAGTACGTGACATCGCCCTCGTCGCTGAAGACGGGGGCCACGAGGAGGTCGGGGCCGAGCATGTACTGGCGTTCCAGATGCGCGCAGCCCGGATCGTCCGGGAACTCCAGCACCATCGCGCGCATCATCGGCACACCCTCGGTGTGGGCGGTGCGCGCGGCCTCGTAGAGGTAGGGCATCAGGCTGAGCTTCAGGCGGGTGAACTTTCTCAGGACGTCCACCGATTCGTCGTCGAAGAGCCACGGGACCCGGTACGACGACGAGCCGTGCAGACGGCTGTGGGAGGACAGGAGGCCGAAGGCGATCCACCGTTTGAACAGCGCGGGTGTCGGGGTGCCCTCGAAGCCGCCGATGTCATGGCTCCAGTACCCGAAGCCCGACAGCCCCAGCGACAGCCCGCCCCGCAGCGACTCGGCCATCGCCTCGTACGTCGACTCGCAGTCGCCGCCCCAGTGGACGGGGAAGCGCTGGCTGCCGACCGTCGCCGAGCGGGCGAAGAGCACCGCGTCACCCTCGCCCCGGTGTTTGCGCAGGACGTCGAAGACCGTGCGGTTGTAGAGGTAGGTGTAGTAGTTGTGCATCCGCTCCGGGTCGGTGCCGTCGGACCAGGTCACGTCCAGGGGCACCCGCTCGCCGAAGTCGGTCTTGAAGCAGTCGACGCCCTGGGCGAGGAGCGCCTCCAGCTTCGACGCGTACCACTCGCGGGCCGCCGGGCTGGTGAAGTCGACCAGGGCCATACCGGGCTGCCAGAGGTCCCACTGCCAGACGCTGCCGTCGGGTCGGCGGAGCAGATGGCCGAGCGCCTTGCCCTCCGCGAAGAGCGGGGAGCGCTGGGCGACGTACGGGTTGATCCACACGGAGATCCGCAGGCCCCGGCGTCCGAGGCGAGCCAGCATGCCCTCCGGGTCCGGGAAGACCCGGGGGTCCCACTCGAAGTCGCACCACTGGAACTCGCGCATCCAGAAACAGTCGAAGTGGAAGACGGAGAGGGGGAGCCGGCGCTCCCGCATGCCCTCGATGAAGGAGGTCACCGTCTCCTCGTCGTAGGAGGTGGTGAACGAGGTCGACAGCCACAGGCCGAACGACCAGGGAGGTGGGAGGGCGGGGCGGCCGGTGAGGGCCGTGTACTTGCGGAGGATCTCCTTCGGGGTCGGGCCGTAGATGACGTAGTACGTCAACTGCTGGGTCTCCGCGCTGAACTGGACCCTCGACACGACCTCCGAGGCGACCTCGAAGGACACCTTGCCGGGGTGGTCCACGAAGACGCCGTAGCCCGCGTCGGTGAGGTAGAACGGCACGTTCTTGTAGGCCTGTTCGGTGGCCGTGCCGCCGTCGGCGTTCCAGATGTCGACGACCTGCCCGTTCTTGACGAGCGGGCCGAAGCGTTCGCCGAGGCCGTACACCGAGGTGCCGACGCCCAGGTTGAGCTGTTCGCGGAGGTAGTGGGCGCCGGACGCCTCGTGCATGATGCCCATCGACTTGGGGCCGCTGGTGGTGAGGGTGCGGCCGTGGGCGAGGAAGTCGACGTGCCAGGGGCCGGTGCGGGACACACGGACCGACAGCTCACCGGCGGTGAGGGTGGCGTGCTCGTCGTCGTAGGAGGTGTGCGGGGTGAACTCCTCTGTCGTCAGCTCGAACTGGGGGCCGCGTGGCCGTTCGCCCTCGAAGTGGGTGAACGTGACGCCGATGACATCGGGCATCGGGGCATGGGCGCTGATCGTCACGACCGGTCCCTTCAGCAGGTCGCCGCGGTGGCGGATGGGCTGGGTCGGGGCGTGGACCTCCAGGGCGCCGCCGTCCGTGGCGGTGACGTCGAGGACCTCGACCGGGTGGGCCGCCGTGACGCCCTCGCGGAGCAGCCAGTAGCCGTCGGTGAACTTCATGTGGGGGGTATCTCCTTACGTCACGGCCTGCCGCACGGCCTACTTCACGGCTCCCACGGCGATGCCGCGGGTGAGTGTGCGCTGGAAGAGGAGGAAGAACACGAGGGCGGGGAGCAGGCCGAGCAGGGCCGCCGCGTTGGTCATCGTGGCGTCCATCAGGCGCTGGCCCTGGAGGACGCCCAGGGCCACGGACACGGTCTGGTTGTCGTTGGAGATCAGCATGACGAGGGGGAGCAGGAACTCGTTCCAGGTCCAGATGAAGAAGAAGACCAGGAGCACACCGAGGGTGGGACGGCTCACGGGGACGACGATCCGCCACAGGATCTGCCACTTGTTCGCGCCGTCGATCCGGGCCGCCTCGACGATCTCGCGCGGGAACCGGCCGAGCACCGAGGCGAGGAGGTAGGTGCCGAAGGCCGCCTGGACGACCGTGAAGACGATGACCACGCTGAGGCGGGTGTCGTAGAGGCCCGCTTCCTTGGAGAGGAAGTAGACCGGATAGACCAGCGCCTCCTGCGGCAGCATGTTCGCCAGCACGAAGAAGGCCAGGATCCAGGTACGGCCCCGCAGCCGGCCGATGCCGATCGCGTACGCGTTGAGCACGGACAGGACGACGGCCAGCACCGCCACCGAGCCGCTGATCAGTACGGAGTTGAACAGCTTCTGGCTGTAGTCGACCCTCTCCCAGAAGTCCTTCAGCCCGTCGAGATAGAGGCCGTCGGGGAGGCTGAGCGGGCCGCTCCGCGCGTACTCCGCCGGGGACTTCACCGCGTTCACGGCCACGACCAGAAACGGGATGATCATGAAGAGGGCGGCGACGCAGAGGGCCACGAGGACCGGATAGCGGCGGACTGCGGTCATACGCGGGTTTCCTCCTCGGCGTCCTCGGCGCGTGTCTGGAGCTTCAGGCCGACCAGGGCCAGGGCGAGGACGATCACGGTCAGGACGGTGGAGATCGCGGCGCCGTAGCCGACCTGGGTCTTCTCGAAGAACGTGGTGAAGGAGAAGTAGGAGGGCACGTCGGTGGCGCCGCCGGGGCCGCCCTTCGTCAGGACGTACACCGCGCCGAACACCTTGAGCGCGGCGATCGTGCACCACAGCAGGACGACATGGATCTCGGGCCGGATCTGCGGCAGCGTGATGTGCAGGAAGCGCCGCCACCAGCCGGCGCCGTCCAGCTCGGCGGCCTCGTACAGCGCAGGGTCGACGCGCTGCAGCCCCGCCATGAAGACGACCAGCGGGAAGCCGAGCTGCACCCACACCATCACGGCCATGACGGTGTAGAGGGCGAGGTCCGGGTCGCCGAGCCAGTCCTGCTGCCATCCGCTCAGCCCGACCGCCTTCAGCAGCTCGTTCAGGGAGCCGTTCTCGGGGGCGAGGATCCAGCTCCAGACGATGCCCGCCACGGCGATCGGCAGCACCTGGGGGAGGTAGAAGCAGGCGCGCAGCACGGCGGCGACCCGGCCGCCGAAGTGCTTGCCGACGAAGTCGAACAGGGCGGCGGCCAGGACCAGCCCGAGCGCGGTCGGGACGGCGGCCATCGCGACCACCATGAACAGGCTGTGCCGGAACGACGCCCAGAACGCTGAGTCGTTCAGCAGCTCCCGGTAGTTGGCGAGGCCGGACCACTCCGGACTGCCGACGCCCTGCCAGTCGGTGAAGCTCACCCCCGTGTTCATCAGGAACGGAACGATGACGACGGCGAAGAACGCGAGGGCGCCGGGGAGGAGGAACAGCGCGTAGGAGTCCCGGGTGCTTCGGGGGTGGTGCGTGCGGCCGGTGCGTCCCTCCTTGCCGACCGCCGCCGCTCGCTCCACGGTCGCGGTCACTGCTCCGGTACGTCCTTCTCGTAAGCCTTCCCGATCGCGTCCAGGTACGCGTCCGGGTCCGCGTCGCCGGTGATCAGCTTCTGGGTCTCGGAGACGAGGACGTCGTAGAAGCCGGGGACCGGCCAGTCCGGATAGAAGGCCAGTCCGTCCTTCTCGGAGAGGGTGTTGAAGTCGGCGATCAGCTTTTTGGCCTGTGGGTCGGTGATGGCGGCGGGGTCCGCGGCCACCGGGACTCCGCCCTTGTCGCCGAGCAGGTTCTGGATCTTCTCCGACATGGTGATGTCGATGAAGTCGTAGGCGAGTTCCTTGTTCTCGGCGCCCTTGGGGACGACCCAGAGGTTGCCGCCGGAGCCGAGCGTGAGGTTTGTGTCGGGCCACAGGAAGGTGCCCCAGTCGAACGTGTTCTCCGCCTTGAACCGGCCGTACCACCAGCTCCCCGAGAACAGGATCGGCGTCTTGCCCCGGATGAAGGAGACGCCCGCGTCCTCGGACTTCGTCCCGGTCGACTTCTCGCTGATGTACCCCTTCTCCACCCAGTCGGCGAAGGTCTCCGCCCCGTACGTCCACGCGGCGTCATGGAAGTCGGCCTTGCCCTTGTACAGCTCGTAGGAGTCCACCCAGGCGCGGTCCGCCCTGCTCAGCGCCAGCTGGTACAGGTACTGCTGTGCCATGTACTCGGCGCCGGCGTTGGCGAGCGGGGTGATGCCCGCGTCGACGAACTCGTCCATGGCGGCGGTGAGTTCGGCCAGGGTGGTGGGTTCGGTGATGCCGTGCTTCTCGAAGAGTTCCTTGTTGTAGAAGACCATCGTGTACTCGGCGTAGTTCGGCACGCCGTACCACTTGCCGGAGCCCATCACGCCGTCGGCGTCGTACTGGCTGGTGGTGCGGACACCCGCGCTGAGCTTCTTGTCCCAGCCGCGCGCGCTCACCTCCGGAGTGAGGTCGGTGAGGAGTCCCTGCTTGGAGAGGAGCCCGGCGGTCGCGTTGCCCTTGTTGTACTCCATGAGGTCCGGCGCGTCGGAGGAGTTGAGGACCATCGGGGCGGTCTTCCGGATCTGTTCGAAACCCTTCTCCTCGAACTCGACCTCGACACCCGGGTGGGTCTTCTCGAACTCCTCGATCGCCGCGTTCCAGGCCACGCCCATCGCGCTGTCGGGGCCCTCGTAGTGCCAGAGGCGGAGGGTCCGGCCGTCGCCGCCACCGCCGCCGCTGCCCGAACCGCCGCAGGAGGCCAGCAGCAGGACTCCGCCGAGAGCAGCCGCAGCCGCCGCTGTACGCCTTCGTGCCGTCAACATCCTTTGCCTCCAGGGGAGTCGGATGGATCGTCGAAAGGTGTAGTCGAATCGCTTCGATGATTGGTGTCGAAGCGCTTCGACGGAAGGTAAGGGCGGGCTAAGGGCGCGTCAATGGGGCGGACGGGAATTCGTCCGATGTTCGGATCATCGAACGGTGGTGTGTGCGGTCGGGCGCCGCGCCGAGGCGATCAGGAGTGCCGAAGTCGCCGCGGCCACCGGTACCGCGAAGCCGGCCGTGCCGGTTCCCGGAGTGTGTTCCGCGACCCAGCCGCCCAGTGCCGACCCGCCCGCTATCCCGCCGAGCAGGCCGGTGACGGCGAGGGTCATGCCCTCGTTCAACTGGCCCTCGGGGGTGCGGTGCTGGACGAGCGACATGGCGGTGACCATCGTGGGGGCGGTGGCCATGCCGGCGAGGAGGAGGGCCGGGGCGAGGAGCGGAAGGGAGCCGGTGGTGGTGGCGCTGAGCCAGGGCAGGGTCATCAGGGCGGCCATCGCGGCCAGACACCGGCGGAACCGGCGCTCCGCGGGGCCCGTCACGCGCAGCGCCCCGTAGGCGAGCCCCGCCGCGCAGGAGCCGGCCGCCTGGAGCCCGAGGATCACGCCGGCCGCCGGGGCGTGGCCCCGGGCGTCCGCGTAGGCGATGGTGACGACCTCCAGGGAGCCGAAGACCGCGCCGATGGCGAGGAAGACGGCGAGGAGGGGCGGGATACCGGGGCTGCGGAGAGGGGACCTCGCGGTCGTCCGGCCGGTGGGGGGCGGTTCCGTGGTGCGCTGGGCGGCGAAGACCAGTACGCCCGTCATGCAGAGGACGCAGCCGACGAGGGTGCCGGCCTCGGGGAACAGGGTGGTGCAGAGGAAGGCCGCGATGACCGGCCCGAGCATGAAGCAGAGTTCGTCCGCGGCCTGTTCGAAGGAGTTGGCGGTGTGCAGGGCTGCCGGGTCGTCCTTGAGGAGGTGGGCCCAGCGGGCTCGGGACATGCCGCCCGTGTTGGGGACCGTGGCGGTGGCCGCGTAGGAGGCGAAGAGGGTCCAGTCGGGGGCGTTCCAGTGCGAGCAGGCGATCAGCGAGAGGTTGCCGAGGGAGGCGAGGGCGGTGGCGGGGACGGCGATCCTGGCCTGGCCGTGGCGGTCCACCAGGCGTGCGGTCCAGGGGGCGACCAGGGCGGTGGCGGCGAGGCCGGTGGCGACCACCGCGCCGGCCAGGGCGTAGGAGTCCCGGGAGGCGGCGATCATGAGGATCGCGCTGACGCTGAACATGCCCATGGGGAGGCGGGCGATGAGGTTGCCGGCGGTGAAGCGGAGAGTGCCGGGCTTTTGGAAGAGGGCGCGGTAAGAGGTGGGGGCGGTTGTGCGTCGGCGGGTGCGGGTTCGTCGTGGCTGGTCGCGCAGTTCTCCGCGCCCCTTTCGGGGC is from Streptomyces sp. NBC_01314 and encodes:
- the smpB gene encoding SsrA-binding protein SmpB, yielding MYVPKESQPKQGGTDTRGRDGEKGGKRKIVAQNKKARHDYAIIDTFEAGLVLTGTEVKSLREGRTSLADGFVQIDGGEAWLHNAHIPEYHQGSWTNHSARRKRKLLLHREEIDKLESKAQETGHTIVPLALYFKDGRAKAEIALARGKKEFDKRQTLREQQDRRESDRAIAAVKRKQREA
- a CDS encoding MFS transporter — encoded protein: MPHPPTEHSSAPLLTVTADTLVAADFAPRRRPTTAPRKGRGELRDQPRRTRTRRRTTAPTSYRALFQKPGTLRFTAGNLIARLPMGMFSVSAILMIAASRDSYALAGAVVATGLAATALVAPWTARLVDRHGQARIAVPATALASLGNLSLIACSHWNAPDWTLFASYAATATVPNTGGMSRARWAHLLKDDPAALHTANSFEQAADELCFMLGPVIAAFLCTTLFPEAGTLVGCVLCMTGVLVFAAQRTTEPPPTGRTTARSPLRSPGIPPLLAVFLAIGAVFGSLEVVTIAYADARGHAPAAGVILGLQAAGSCAAGLAYGALRVTGPAERRFRRCLAAMAALMTLPWLSATTTGSLPLLAPALLLAGMATAPTMVTAMSLVQHRTPEGQLNEGMTLAVTGLLGGIAGGSALGGWVAEHTPGTGTAGFAVPVAAATSALLIASARRPTAHTTVR
- a CDS encoding extracellular solute-binding protein, which encodes MLTARRRTAAAAAALGGVLLLASCGGSGSGGGGGDGRTLRLWHYEGPDSAMGVAWNAAIEEFEKTHPGVEVEFEEKGFEQIRKTAPMVLNSSDAPDLMEYNKGNATAGLLSKQGLLTDLTPEVSARGWDKKLSAGVRTTSQYDADGVMGSGKWYGVPNYAEYTMVFYNKELFEKHGITEPTTLAELTAAMDEFVDAGITPLANAGAEYMAQQYLYQLALSRADRAWVDSYELYKGKADFHDAAWTYGAETFADWVEKGYISEKSTGTKSEDAGVSFIRGKTPILFSGSWWYGRFKAENTFDWGTFLWPDTNLTLGSGGNLWVVPKGAENKELAYDFIDITMSEKIQNLLGDKGGVPVAADPAAITDPQAKKLIADFNTLSEKDGLAFYPDWPVPGFYDVLVSETQKLITGDADPDAYLDAIGKAYEKDVPEQ
- the yicI gene encoding alpha-xylosidase, which codes for MKFTDGYWLLREGVTAAHPVEVLDVTATDGGALEVHAPTQPIRHRGDLLKGPVVTISAHAPMPDVIGVTFTHFEGERPRGPQFELTTEEFTPHTSYDDEHATLTAGELSVRVSRTGPWHVDFLAHGRTLTTSGPKSMGIMHEASGAHYLREQLNLGVGTSVYGLGERFGPLVKNGQVVDIWNADGGTATEQAYKNVPFYLTDAGYGVFVDHPGKVSFEVASEVVSRVQFSAETQQLTYYVIYGPTPKEILRKYTALTGRPALPPPWSFGLWLSTSFTTSYDEETVTSFIEGMRERRLPLSVFHFDCFWMREFQWCDFEWDPRVFPDPEGMLARLGRRGLRISVWINPYVAQRSPLFAEGKALGHLLRRPDGSVWQWDLWQPGMALVDFTSPAAREWYASKLEALLAQGVDCFKTDFGERVPLDVTWSDGTDPERMHNYYTYLYNRTVFDVLRKHRGEGDAVLFARSATVGSQRFPVHWGGDCESTYEAMAESLRGGLSLGLSGFGYWSHDIGGFEGTPTPALFKRWIAFGLLSSHSRLHGSSSYRVPWLFDDESVDVLRKFTRLKLSLMPYLYEAARTAHTEGVPMMRAMVLEFPDDPGCAHLERQYMLGPDLLVAPVFSDEGDVTYYVPEGTWTRFPTGGTVTGPRWVSERHDFTSVPLLVRPGAVVPVGAVTDRPDYDHADGVTLHAYGLEHGAQVTVPVGDVTFTVVREGKVLRASCGDPRAPWGLAAGDREVRAEAGTGFLTMDLDGESDPEGTRPV
- a CDS encoding carbohydrate ABC transporter permease; the protein is MTATVERAAAVGKEGRTGRTHHPRSTRDSYALFLLPGALAFFAVVIVPFLMNTGVSFTDWQGVGSPEWSGLANYRELLNDSAFWASFRHSLFMVVAMAAVPTALGLVLAAALFDFVGKHFGGRVAAVLRACFYLPQVLPIAVAGIVWSWILAPENGSLNELLKAVGLSGWQQDWLGDPDLALYTVMAVMVWVQLGFPLVVFMAGLQRVDPALYEAAELDGAGWWRRFLHITLPQIRPEIHVVLLWCTIAALKVFGAVYVLTKGGPGGATDVPSYFSFTTFFEKTQVGYGAAISTVLTVIVLALALVGLKLQTRAEDAEEETRV
- a CDS encoding LacI family DNA-binding transcriptional regulator gives rise to the protein MTVKITDVARHAGVSPSTVSYALSGKRPISAETRARVEASIRELGYRPHAGARALASSKSNVLAMVVPLRAGINVPVVMQFAVSAVTTARAHDHDVLLLTQEEGEEGLRRVADTALVDALIVMDVQLNDPRLPLLRTLDRPSVLIGFPADPSGLTCIDLDFRTAGELCVEHLAGLGHRVVGLIGSPPEVYVRQTSFAQRVVQGFTSAATRNGMSSTVHPCEATPAAARAVAERLLREQPALTGIVIHNEAILEPLVDAFEHLGLRVPADLSVTALCPDDLAANLRVPLTSIAIPAAEVGEKAVALLMEKLAGTPVPESTLLPPRLTVRASTARRVTG
- a CDS encoding carbohydrate ABC transporter permease; the encoded protein is MTAVRRYPVLVALCVAALFMIIPFLVVAVNAVKSPAEYARSGPLSLPDGLYLDGLKDFWERVDYSQKLFNSVLISGSVAVLAVVLSVLNAYAIGIGRLRGRTWILAFFVLANMLPQEALVYPVYFLSKEAGLYDTRLSVVIVFTVVQAAFGTYLLASVLGRFPREIVEAARIDGANKWQILWRIVVPVSRPTLGVLLVFFFIWTWNEFLLPLVMLISNDNQTVSVALGVLQGQRLMDATMTNAAALLGLLPALVFFLLFQRTLTRGIAVGAVK